One window from the genome of Dioscorea cayenensis subsp. rotundata cultivar TDr96_F1 unplaced genomic scaffold, TDr96_F1_v2_PseudoChromosome.rev07_lg8_w22 25.fasta BLBR01001573.1, whole genome shotgun sequence encodes:
- the LOC120256715 gene encoding uncharacterized protein LOC120256715: MKKLHPAKPLLKTPPKPPDLNLFSATLPGVSWSKVVSSSSSALAFENPLHLQKPHFDRLKTLSNLASLLIVINGTRPGIQCKLCYTPNFWENLSLLTKLSWLCLMLGRDLAKLLWDGPWTVDGRILQLFEWRESFQPAFEKLSTAAIWIQLHHVPIELWKGEILDVIASHFGRVLKIDEHTLQLSRSKFARICVEIDLDLPLQKGTWVKYGENSVFIIALYEKLPVFCFSCGRVGHGDSNCTFISSRKMATDLQPPTIFPEREMEVDDHCQASGVTPRT, encoded by the exons ATGAAAAAGCTCCATCCTGCGAAACCCCTGCTGAAAACCCCGCCGAAACCCCCTGATCTGAACCTTTTCTCTGCTACCTTGCCAGGAGTTTCCTGGTCTAAGGTTGTGAGCTCCTCCTCTTCTGCTCTTGCTTTTGAAAATCCCCTCCACCTTCAGAAGCCCCACTTTGACCGTCTAAAAACTCTGTCAAATCTTGCATCACTATTGATCGTGATCAATGGCACTCGGCCAGGGATTCAATGCAAACTGTGCTATACGCCAAATTTCTGGGAAAATCTCTCCCTCTTGACCAAGCTAAGCTGGCTTTGTCTGATGCTTGGAAGGGACTTG GCTAAACTCCTCTGGGACGGACCTTGGACCGTTGATGGGCGTATCCTTCAGCTCTTTGAATGGAGGGAATCTTTCCAGCCTGCATTTGAGAAACTTTCAACTGCAGCTATCTGGATCCAGCTTCATCATGTCCCTATTGAACTTTGGAAGGGCGAAATTCTGGATGTCATTGCCTCTCATTTTGGAAGGGTTCTCAAAATTGATGAGCACACTCTTCAACTCTCTCGCTCAAAATTTGCTCGTATTTGTGTAGAAATTGACCTGGATCTCCCCTTGCAGAAGGGGACATGGGTTAAGTATGGTGAAAATTCTGTCTTCATTATTgctttatatgaaaaattgccCGTCTTCTGTTTCAGTTGTGGTCGTGTTGGTCATGGTGACTCAAACTGCACCTTTATTAGCAGCCGAAAAATGGCAACTGATCTACAACCGCCCACTATCTTCCCCGAGCGGGAGATGGAGGTTGATGATCATTGCCAGGCTTCtggtgtcacgccccgaacctaa